A stretch of DNA from Hylaeus volcanicus isolate JK05 unplaced genomic scaffold, UHH_iyHylVolc1.0_haploid 11929, whole genome shotgun sequence:
TTGGCGCGAACAAAGGACAGTCGACAGAATGCGGCGTTCCAGTCCGTTCGCAATTAGAGTTGTAACTAGttgtaataaagaataaaatatataatatcagTATTGCATTTACTCCTTAGTACGAACACAAcagtaagtttttttttattttattgtattaaattttcatatgattgtaattgtaaaaaattaatacgtatTTTGTTAGTTTTTTAGGTTATAtcataagtaatttttaatttttatcttataaCAATTGGAAGATAActaacttttaaatattttgttatatatgatggataaaaaaattagtaacCGTGATATTTCTTCGAGGCATAAGAGACGATTAGCCCAAATAGAAACGGAAAaagattatttgttattagaaTCTTCAAGCAGTAGTGAGGCTAGTTTTGAACTATTGCATGAATCTAttaaaaaacgtaaaattgaaaacaatgatAATGATGCATCAGTTTCAACATCATCTCTTATTAGTAATAGTGAAGAAGGGCAGAACACATCAGAAGTAGTCACAGATGATGAAGATTTTATAGATATTGAAGAACAAGACGAAATGCAATCCTTATCACTAAACTGTGACAGTTCAAGTGATGATGCAGGTGATGAAAGTGTGGATAACGAATTGTTGCACAATCTTCAAAATTTGTGTTTTGAGTTTAATATTCGACACAACGCAATTAATAGTCTTTTGGAAATTCTGAGGAATACTCCACCTTCACAATTTAAATCTTTACCAAAGAATGCAAGAGTGCTTTTGAAAACACCTAAGAAAACTGCTGAAATAGTTGCATTAGCTGGAGGGTCATATCATCACTTTGGTCTATCGGATGCTTTAGAATCAATCCTgcaacattataaaaatatgtcttTGGAACTATctgcaattaatttattaattaatatagatggtttatcaatattcaaatcatCACCAAGTGCTTTCTGGCCAATATTAGTTTCagatgatatttcaaaacaagtGCATAtagttggaatattttatggtCAAAAGAAACCAAACAATGCCAATGAATATTTAGAACCATTTGTGAAAGAATTAATACCATTAGTCCA
This window harbors:
- the LOC128882483 gene encoding uncharacterized protein LOC128882483, translated to MMDKKISNRDISSRHKRRLAQIETEKDYLLLESSSSSEASFELLHESIKKRKIENNDNDASVSTSSLISNSEEGQNTSEVVTDDEDFIDIEEQDEMQSLSLNCDSSSDDAGDESVDNELLHNLQNLCFEFNIRHNAINSLLEILRNTPPSQFKSLPKNARVLLKTPKKTAEIVALAGGSYHHFGLSDALESILQHYKNMSLELSAINLLINIDGLSIFKSSPSAFWPILVSDDISKQVHIVGIFYGQKKPNNANEYLEPFVKELIPLVQRGYHSDIIQIKV